A genomic window from Maylandia zebra isolate NMK-2024a linkage group LG20, Mzebra_GT3a, whole genome shotgun sequence includes:
- the tnfrsf9a gene encoding tumor necrosis factor receptor superfamily member 9a, translating into MAAIAWLIVLFLGIRIQCSVVEMGCKEWALEGNDVCCNSCHPGNHLVEECGQTPKELCKPCEPGTYTVHPKEYSCYPCTQCVGAQVLLQACTATTDTKCGCREGLTCGDERCSFCVKTCEKGFEPTVNRDCRKCPNGTYNDKVHQKCKPWSTKCSNPNEQIVVKGDALNDIKCVPVIPKATRGQEVKPDSDAQDPIWPLFVIIGILVLFPVTIIIIMIVAVKNLQKRKKTKKRIHEKIIVNPTDDPRTLIAIECSFHEAQQEQGSTCSSESLDSKDSSEQLIA; encoded by the exons ATGGCTGCAATCGCCTGGCTGATCGTTCTCTTTTTGGGCATCCGCATCCAGTGCAGTGTTGTGGAGATGGGCTGCAAGGAATGGGCGCTAGAGGGGAACGATGTttgctgtaacagctgtcacccag GAAATCACCTAGTCGAGGAGTGTGGTCAAACCCCAAAAGAACTTTGTAAACCCTGTGAGCCCGGGACCTATACAGTGCACCCTAAAGAATACAGCTGTTACCCTTGTACACAGTGTGTAG GTGCTCAGGTCCTTCTACAAGCCTGCACTGCCACAACTGATACCAAGTGTGGCTGTAGAGAAGGACTTACTTGTGGTGATGAACGTTGTTCCTTCTGTGTGAAGACGTGTGAAAAAGGCTTCGAACCTACAGTTAATC GTGACTGCAGAAAATGTCCAAATGGAACATATAACGACAAAGTTCACCAGAAGTGCAAACCCTGGAGTACCAA GTGCTCCAATCCAAATGAGCAGATTGTGGTCAAAGGAGATGCATTAAATGACATTAAGTGTGTTCCAGTTATACCTAAGGCAACACGTGGCCAAGAAGTTAAACCTGACTCTG ATGCTCAAGACCCGATATGGCCACTGTTTGTTATCATTGGCATACTTGTCTTGTTCCCCGTcaccatcatcattatcatgATCGTAGCTGTGAAAAACCtccagaaaagaaagaagacaaaaaagagaATTCATGAAAAAATCATTGTAAATCCTACAG ATGATCCCAGGACATTAATTGCAATAGAGTGCAGTTTCCATGAGGCTCAGCAGGAACAGGGCAGCACTTGCAGCTCAGAGTCACTGGACTCTAAGGACTCTTCAGAGCAGCTGATTGCATGA